A genome region from Candidatus Eisenbacteria bacterium includes the following:
- a CDS encoding replication-relaxation family protein encodes MTRPGPIVTERDRSLLRSLAEYRLLTSEQLERLHFQSAQTALRRLRRLEQAGLVVRRRSDGVPTQIISLSPLGVATLNANATPGVGAAVARCRPVALPGTYFLRHQLEVNDFRISIVLSAGQRPDVDLLNVIADTDRTAVAAAAQPRALLAETVAFGGEPAERITHTPDLAFAMRRGERQAFFLVEIDRGTEVVGDPKRGVGLFVRFYLRALVNGSFDGLRARLGLPEGLRGFRVLVVTASAARVQTIRDRWGSMPMEHEMAKRFIWLTTRGALHSTSLLEHGWVSLDPRDETHYVVAPRREEDRS; translated from the coding sequence GTGACCCGCCCCGGCCCGATCGTCACGGAGCGCGACCGCTCCCTTCTCCGCTCGCTTGCGGAGTACCGGCTGCTCACCAGCGAGCAGCTCGAGCGGCTGCACTTCCAGTCGGCCCAGACGGCGCTTCGCCGCCTCCGTCGCCTCGAGCAGGCCGGGCTGGTTGTTCGCAGACGGAGCGACGGCGTGCCGACACAGATCATCTCGCTCTCGCCGCTGGGAGTGGCCACTCTGAACGCGAACGCTACGCCGGGCGTTGGCGCTGCGGTCGCGCGATGTAGGCCCGTCGCTTTGCCGGGCACCTACTTCCTGCGACACCAACTCGAGGTCAATGATTTCCGAATCTCCATTGTGCTGTCGGCCGGCCAGCGGCCGGATGTCGACCTGTTGAATGTGATCGCCGACACCGATCGCACGGCTGTTGCAGCGGCCGCGCAGCCGCGGGCGCTGCTCGCCGAGACGGTGGCGTTCGGCGGCGAGCCGGCGGAGCGCATCACGCATACGCCGGACCTCGCCTTCGCCATGCGGCGTGGCGAGCGCCAAGCGTTCTTCCTCGTCGAGATCGATCGCGGGACTGAGGTCGTGGGGGACCCCAAGCGCGGTGTCGGGTTGTTCGTGCGCTTCTACCTTCGCGCCCTTGTGAACGGTTCCTTCGATGGTCTCCGAGCTCGGCTGGGCCTTCCAGAAGGGCTCCGCGGCTTCCGGGTGCTCGTGGTAACGGCCTCCGCTGCTCGTGTGCAGACGATTCGGGACCGATGGGGCTCCATGCCCATGGAGCACGAGATGGCGAAGCGCTTCATCTGGCTCACGACACGAGGTGCCCTCCACAGCACGAGCCTGCTCGAGCACGGCTGGGTGTCTCTCGATCCGCGTGACGAAACGCACTACGTCGTGGCCCCGAGGCGTGAGGAGGATCGCTCATGA
- a CDS encoding DUF4411 family protein, with protein sequence MAAIYSVDSSSLMDWQARHFPTDVFVGLASSMDALVGAGRLMAPALVREELDKVGTSGLKQWTDSHAGIFVRTGDLLAPAQAIQGQFPGLLDPRAEFEEADAYVIALAQLRDGIVVTQETPASEKRNPRRTHFIPDVCRDLGLPCINLLGLMRREGWRF encoded by the coding sequence GTGGCCGCAATCTACTCGGTGGATTCCAGCTCGCTGATGGACTGGCAGGCCCGCCACTTCCCCACCGACGTCTTCGTGGGTCTGGCGTCGAGCATGGACGCTCTGGTTGGAGCCGGCCGTCTTATGGCCCCTGCACTGGTTCGAGAGGAACTCGACAAGGTCGGCACGTCTGGCCTCAAGCAGTGGACCGACTCGCACGCCGGGATCTTCGTGCGCACAGGGGACCTTCTGGCACCCGCTCAGGCCATCCAGGGCCAGTTCCCAGGGCTTCTCGATCCCAGAGCCGAGTTCGAGGAGGCGGACGCCTACGTGATCGCGTTGGCCCAGCTGCGCGACGGGATCGTGGTCACGCAGGAGACCCCAGCCTCCGAGAAGCGCAACCCACGGCGGACACATTTCATTCCCGATGTCTGCCGGGACCTCGGCCTTCCGTGCATCAACCTGTTGGGGCTGATGCGGCGTGAGGGGTGGCGGTTCTAG
- a CDS encoding ImmA/IrrE family metallo-endopeptidase yields MSPTPSIAVNPEVLRWAREESGYAPERVATRLHVKEERVRAWEKGERQPTERQLEELAKFLRRPLGVFFQSRPPQLVPLGAEYRRLPGVTPGQESPELRIALRQMLARRENALNLMEELGEKVETFPLRARLSEPAAEVASRLRRATGIDIDTQFAWPNEWRAWAGWRTAVEDMGVFVFVFPSVALDEARGLAILRDPLPVVAINSKEMPEARAFTLFHELVHVMLAAGNEEVPAIREQRSTEAWAVVERFGESVASHVLIPEQVLRAALPSQGADRAWSLSEIRALARRFRVTPLAMATRLRESGFMSWPKYNAWRREWDGFVATLQPRRGGFATPVEKAVNRAGRPFATLVLDALAANRITSVDAARYLDLKFEHFEKLGDHLREGALGAGAGE; encoded by the coding sequence ATGTCTCCCACCCCTTCGATCGCTGTGAACCCTGAAGTCCTCCGCTGGGCCCGCGAGGAGAGCGGCTACGCGCCCGAACGGGTCGCCACCCGACTCCACGTGAAGGAAGAGCGAGTCCGAGCGTGGGAGAAAGGCGAGAGGCAGCCAACCGAACGCCAGCTCGAGGAGCTCGCCAAGTTCCTGCGGCGTCCGCTCGGGGTCTTCTTCCAGTCCCGCCCACCTCAGCTCGTTCCGCTTGGGGCCGAGTACAGACGGCTCCCCGGGGTTACACCGGGGCAGGAGTCTCCCGAGTTGCGCATCGCGCTTCGCCAGATGCTCGCGCGCAGGGAGAACGCGCTGAACCTCATGGAGGAACTCGGCGAGAAGGTCGAAACCTTCCCGCTTCGAGCTCGCCTGAGCGAACCCGCGGCCGAGGTGGCTTCCCGTCTCAGGCGCGCCACGGGGATCGACATCGACACCCAGTTTGCATGGCCGAACGAGTGGCGCGCCTGGGCAGGTTGGCGTACCGCCGTCGAGGACATGGGCGTCTTCGTGTTCGTGTTCCCGAGCGTCGCCCTCGACGAGGCTCGCGGCCTCGCCATACTCCGCGACCCCCTCCCCGTTGTCGCGATCAACAGCAAGGAGATGCCTGAGGCACGAGCGTTCACGCTCTTCCACGAGCTGGTGCACGTCATGCTTGCCGCCGGCAACGAGGAAGTCCCGGCGATCCGAGAGCAGCGTTCGACCGAGGCGTGGGCGGTGGTGGAGCGCTTCGGCGAAAGCGTGGCAAGCCACGTCCTGATACCAGAGCAGGTCCTTCGAGCCGCGCTGCCGTCTCAGGGTGCCGATCGCGCCTGGAGTCTGTCGGAGATTCGGGCGCTAGCGAGACGCTTCCGGGTCACGCCGCTGGCGATGGCCACGCGACTCCGCGAATCCGGGTTCATGAGTTGGCCCAAGTACAACGCCTGGCGCCGCGAGTGGGACGGTTTCGTGGCCACCCTCCAGCCGCGACGGGGTGGGTTCGCCACTCCCGTAGAAAAGGCTGTGAACCGGGCGGGCCGGCCTTTCGCCACCCTCGTGCTCGACGCCCTGGCGGCCAATCGCATCACGTCCGTCGACGCGGCTCGTTATCTCGATCTGAAGTTCGAACACTTCGAGAAGTTGGGCGATCACCTGCGCGAGGGCGCCCTGGGCGCCGGCGCTGGCGAGTAG
- a CDS encoding M23 family metallopeptidase, with protein MFVDLLRLTPSFVRSHAALLLFVLSVGVQGAALRVAMQRTRPIATTPVDDCDLVVRDAAQEPAVEIPVDLPELAEPIDGVVVPTSPDRLPGAARAYRGGVHEGVDFRCLRGTPVHAAEDATVLTIENEPVLPEVQRNALLRECRELGNTPPEVLRALHGRRITLNLGVRDGHLYTASYSHLDSVRADLKPGTRVHEGEVIGMSGASGTSHAYRPDGWGEVHFELRRDGQPLGLGFSPAEARDLYRDAFGEDW; from the coding sequence ATGTTCGTTGACCTCCTCCGGCTCACGCCCAGCTTCGTGCGCTCGCACGCGGCGTTGCTGCTGTTCGTCCTGAGTGTCGGCGTCCAGGGGGCTGCCTTGCGAGTTGCGATGCAGCGCACGCGCCCGATCGCGACCACGCCGGTCGATGACTGTGATCTCGTGGTTCGCGATGCTGCTCAGGAACCCGCGGTCGAGATACCGGTGGACCTGCCCGAACTTGCGGAACCCATCGACGGCGTCGTCGTGCCGACGTCACCAGATCGGCTTCCCGGCGCTGCTCGTGCCTACCGCGGCGGCGTTCATGAAGGAGTCGACTTCCGGTGCCTGCGCGGAACGCCTGTCCACGCGGCTGAGGATGCGACCGTACTCACGATCGAGAACGAGCCCGTGCTACCTGAGGTACAGCGCAACGCCCTGCTCCGTGAGTGCCGCGAGCTGGGGAACACGCCGCCCGAAGTCTTGAGGGCGCTGCACGGGCGTCGCATCACTCTCAACCTGGGGGTGCGCGATGGCCACCTCTACACGGCCAGCTACTCCCATCTGGATTCCGTTCGCGCCGACCTCAAGCCAGGCACGCGAGTGCATGAGGGTGAGGTCATCGGCATGAGCGGAGCCTCCGGAACGAGCCACGCTTATCGACCTGACGGATGGGGTGAGGTGCATTTCGAGCTGCGCCGGGACGGCCAGCCGCTCGGGCTCGGCTTCTCGCCAGCCGAGGCTCGCGATCTGTACCGCGACGCCTTCGGGGAGGACTGGTAA
- a CDS encoding TolC family protein produces MMQPFHAFYRSNRLWTSLACVGLCAWLVGLPGRARSEALTLDSCVVRALVHNPGLRVADQDIKAARARIGQAGAFEAPSLSYEAGKLGTPVSRDEHETSVRLSQELGAPGARGRAKTVARTELAIAEATRASLALKLRGDATRAYRRLQADALSLLRLESLRRTAVDFEQMVSARLRTGGARYLDVLRARSERARIENDAVEGLRALQEDRRTLNTLMARGTEEPLEPADSLVYVPLADSLQSLLTTAMANRPRLRAAQLEVERGESQVGLARSGRMPSASISAGLDRVPGSESPGIGGEISFTLPFAPWTDRRSRITEAHATSSGARARLETTQREVDLAVRNAYEAARSAEQQVQRFNRVLLADAADAIRTATQNYQTGQIDGLELFETLRTFRSIELEYIRALLNYELALTDLSVAE; encoded by the coding sequence TTGATGCAGCCTTTCCATGCTTTCTACCGATCCAATCGTCTCTGGACCAGTCTCGCATGCGTCGGCCTCTGCGCATGGCTGGTCGGCCTGCCGGGCCGAGCACGATCCGAGGCGCTGACTCTCGACTCGTGCGTTGTCCGGGCCTTGGTTCACAATCCGGGGCTTCGCGTCGCCGATCAGGACATCAAGGCGGCCCGAGCTCGAATCGGACAAGCAGGAGCGTTCGAAGCCCCGAGCCTGTCCTATGAGGCGGGGAAGCTCGGCACTCCAGTCAGTCGCGATGAGCACGAAACTTCTGTGCGGTTGTCGCAGGAACTGGGCGCGCCTGGCGCCAGAGGTCGCGCCAAGACGGTCGCTCGAACCGAGCTGGCGATCGCCGAGGCGACGCGAGCATCCCTCGCCCTCAAGCTGAGAGGCGACGCCACTCGCGCCTACCGCCGCCTGCAGGCTGACGCCCTCAGCCTCCTCAGGCTGGAGAGCCTGCGCCGGACGGCTGTCGATTTCGAGCAGATGGTGAGCGCTCGCCTTCGCACGGGAGGCGCACGGTACCTGGATGTCCTTCGGGCTCGCTCGGAGAGGGCCCGGATTGAGAATGATGCGGTGGAGGGCCTCCGCGCGCTCCAAGAGGATCGCCGAACGCTAAACACCCTCATGGCACGAGGCACCGAGGAGCCACTCGAGCCGGCGGACTCGTTGGTCTATGTCCCCCTCGCCGACAGCCTCCAATCTCTGCTGACAACGGCGATGGCGAATCGTCCGCGTCTGCGAGCCGCACAGTTGGAGGTCGAGCGCGGCGAATCGCAGGTCGGGCTTGCTCGTAGCGGCCGGATGCCCTCGGCCTCGATCAGTGCCGGGCTTGACCGAGTGCCCGGCTCCGAGAGCCCGGGGATCGGCGGCGAGATCTCGTTCACGCTGCCCTTCGCACCATGGACAGACCGCCGGTCACGCATCACTGAGGCGCACGCGACATCGAGTGGTGCGAGAGCCCGGTTGGAAACCACACAACGCGAGGTGGATCTCGCCGTGCGGAACGCCTATGAGGCCGCCCGCTCCGCCGAACAGCAGGTGCAGCGGTTCAACCGCGTGCTGCTGGCCGATGCTGCTGACGCGATTCGAACCGCCACACAGAACTACCAGACCGGCCAGATCGACGGGCTCGAACTCTTCGAGACGCTGCGGACCTTCCGCTCGATCGAGCTCGAATACATCCGGGCGCTGCTCAACTACGAGCTTGCCCTGACCGACCTCTCGGTCGCGGAGTGA
- a CDS encoding Mov34/MPN/PAD-1 family protein — protein sequence MIARFVTAKRGFQQIESSIFAFPGVETGGLLPGRVIGGALVAPFTIPGGPKAVRARARFSPDVEYQQALLDHAYENFGCTFVGAWHRHPGHFDSPSAVDHATARHIVTDAGWDLVQAVFPIAIVRDGEVCVRAYLMHRDAPDFREIPFKVVPDDDPLILEALGGPTASAREE from the coding sequence ATGATCGCCCGGTTCGTGACGGCCAAGCGCGGATTCCAGCAGATCGAATCGAGCATCTTCGCCTTCCCGGGCGTCGAAACCGGTGGGCTGCTGCCCGGCCGCGTGATCGGCGGTGCGCTGGTGGCACCCTTCACGATTCCCGGTGGTCCGAAGGCGGTGAGGGCCCGGGCACGCTTCAGTCCGGACGTCGAGTATCAGCAAGCGTTGCTCGACCACGCCTACGAGAACTTCGGCTGCACGTTCGTCGGCGCATGGCACCGACACCCCGGCCACTTCGACTCGCCCAGCGCGGTGGATCACGCGACCGCGCGCCACATCGTCACCGACGCGGGCTGGGACCTCGTCCAGGCGGTCTTCCCGATCGCCATCGTGCGCGACGGCGAGGTGTGCGTGCGTGCATACCTGATGCACCGGGACGCGCCCGACTTCCGTGAGATTCCGTTCAAAGTCGTGCCTGACGACGACCCGCTCATCCTCGAAGCACTCGGCGGGCCGACCGCGAGTGCGAGGGAGGAATGA
- a CDS encoding efflux RND transporter periplasmic adaptor subunit, with product MRFAIRLSKYLLPMLSLAMLIASCGSEKSDPAPEAAAADSLIHLPATSLASGEVQVEAMRAVPLADTVVVNGQIQPKPLNLAHVSTRVSGTIQSVQAVIGDHVSKGQILATLYSPEFSAAEGDYLLAHERAESMSGDASEFVKVAHSARQRLELLGAGAEDLDRLDRTHEAIPYLPLRSPISGVVTEVEAGTGRQVPGGTDLFGIVNLREVWAVVDAYERDLDRLHVGQPAVLAATAFPSLGFRGHVVSLEGSIKETTRTLDVRLEVGNPDLKLRPGMFVSARIATGTTRNALVIDEAAIQSQGDSKVVYVAMTDSTFVVRLVEVRSLGGNRAEILTGVRAGERVATRGGFLLKSQASKSQLGEE from the coding sequence ATGCGATTCGCCATCCGTTTGTCGAAGTACCTGCTGCCCATGTTGTCGCTGGCCATGCTCATCGCGAGCTGTGGCTCCGAGAAGAGCGACCCGGCGCCGGAAGCTGCCGCCGCGGATTCCTTGATCCACCTCCCTGCGACCAGTCTGGCGAGCGGCGAGGTGCAGGTGGAAGCCATGCGCGCAGTGCCGCTTGCCGACACCGTGGTCGTGAACGGCCAGATCCAACCCAAGCCTCTCAACCTGGCGCATGTCTCGACGCGCGTCTCGGGGACGATCCAGAGCGTCCAGGCGGTGATCGGCGACCACGTCTCCAAGGGACAGATCCTTGCGACGCTCTACAGCCCGGAGTTCTCCGCAGCCGAAGGTGACTACCTCCTCGCCCATGAACGCGCCGAGTCGATGTCGGGTGATGCCAGCGAGTTCGTGAAGGTCGCGCATTCGGCGCGCCAACGCCTCGAGCTCCTGGGTGCGGGCGCCGAAGATCTCGATCGCCTCGATCGCACTCACGAAGCGATTCCGTACCTGCCGCTGCGCAGTCCCATCTCTGGCGTCGTCACGGAGGTCGAAGCTGGTACAGGCCGGCAGGTCCCGGGCGGGACCGACCTGTTCGGCATTGTGAACCTCAGAGAAGTGTGGGCAGTCGTCGACGCCTATGAGCGTGACCTCGATCGGCTGCACGTCGGGCAGCCGGCAGTCCTTGCTGCGACGGCGTTTCCCAGCCTCGGCTTTCGTGGGCACGTCGTGAGCCTCGAAGGTTCGATCAAGGAGACGACACGCACGCTCGACGTGCGGCTGGAGGTGGGGAACCCCGATCTCAAGCTCCGTCCCGGCATGTTCGTCTCGGCCCGCATCGCAACGGGTACGACGCGCAATGCGCTCGTGATCGACGAAGCGGCGATCCAGTCCCAGGGCGATTCCAAGGTCGTGTACGTCGCGATGACGGATTCGACGTTCGTGGTCCGGCTGGTGGAAGTGCGCTCGCTGGGCGGAAACCGAGCCGAGATCCTCACGGGCGTTCGTGCCGGCGAGCGGGTCGCGACCCGCGGAGGATTCCTGCTCAAGTCGCAGGCGTCCAAGAGCCAGCTGGGCGAGGAGTGA
- a CDS encoding type IV secretion system DNA-binding domain-containing protein, which yields MNGWLVGLGALGVGGYALSRIHARHGQAQEEHALVRRRLDARRRRECDAVLRDFNSTRGYLAGHVAKGSDIRGWIDGGISPADLRAELDARAESISGPLLGYLDRDGEEIPVRLPDSLRARHQYQVGRTGTGKTTALRRMILQDLEAGHGLAVVAPEAEMISDELLPYIPRSRWDDVVVVDPGDLNFPVSFNPLHLDEGEDLDLKSAELMAIFQRLAEDTATAAPRMEMILRQALYALLPIPNTTLLDIERLLDRQDDGFRRWIIEQTRDEETRRFWRDIYSAYPKDAHLSLVNRLGRFLRPRTVRNLLCQPGPSFNVRRAMDEQRVILFKLSDGLLGEENAQLLGQLVVAKLQIAALSRANIPQHQRRLFMVYVDEFQRFANVAATSYEVMLSRARKYGLGLVLAHQQTGQIGENLMREILGNVGTVVAFQVGASDARRLSRELVGEVDGHLMPVEAEQLVSLRTGEAVCRIGRSVFRLRTLPPPAGGHPKVREEVIRRSRARYARPAATAERAPRTNGLNGLNPGEAL from the coding sequence ATGAATGGCTGGCTGGTTGGACTCGGTGCGCTGGGGGTTGGCGGGTACGCCCTCTCGCGAATCCACGCGCGGCACGGGCAGGCTCAGGAAGAGCATGCACTGGTCCGCCGGCGACTCGATGCGCGCCGGCGACGTGAGTGCGATGCTGTGCTGCGCGACTTCAACAGCACGCGCGGATACCTCGCCGGCCACGTCGCCAAGGGGTCGGACATTCGCGGCTGGATCGATGGCGGAATCTCCCCGGCCGACCTGAGGGCCGAACTGGATGCCCGAGCAGAGTCCATCTCCGGGCCGCTGCTCGGCTACCTCGACCGCGACGGGGAGGAGATCCCGGTTCGGTTGCCGGACTCGCTTCGGGCCCGTCACCAGTACCAGGTGGGGCGGACCGGAACCGGCAAGACGACCGCGCTGCGTCGGATGATCCTGCAAGACCTCGAGGCGGGGCACGGGCTCGCCGTGGTCGCCCCCGAGGCGGAGATGATCTCGGACGAGTTGTTGCCGTACATCCCCAGGTCGCGGTGGGACGACGTCGTGGTCGTCGACCCCGGGGACCTGAACTTCCCGGTGTCGTTCAACCCGCTCCACCTAGACGAGGGCGAGGACCTCGACCTCAAGAGCGCCGAGCTGATGGCGATCTTCCAGCGGCTGGCGGAGGACACGGCGACTGCTGCGCCTCGGATGGAGATGATTCTGCGGCAGGCCCTCTACGCTCTGCTGCCGATTCCCAACACGACCTTGCTCGACATCGAGCGACTCCTCGACCGCCAGGACGACGGCTTCCGCCGCTGGATCATCGAGCAGACCCGAGATGAGGAGACCCGTCGGTTTTGGCGCGACATCTACTCGGCCTACCCCAAGGACGCCCACCTCTCGCTCGTCAATCGCCTGGGGCGATTCCTGCGGCCGCGCACGGTGCGCAACCTGCTCTGCCAGCCCGGCCCGAGCTTCAACGTTCGCCGGGCGATGGACGAGCAGAGAGTCATTCTCTTCAAGCTGTCCGATGGACTCTTGGGCGAGGAGAACGCCCAACTGCTCGGGCAGCTTGTGGTGGCCAAGCTGCAGATCGCAGCACTGAGTCGCGCGAACATCCCGCAGCACCAGCGCCGGCTCTTCATGGTCTACGTCGACGAGTTCCAGCGTTTCGCGAACGTGGCCGCAACCTCGTACGAGGTGATGCTGTCGCGCGCTCGCAAGTACGGTCTCGGACTCGTGCTCGCGCACCAGCAGACCGGCCAGATCGGCGAGAACCTGATGCGCGAGATCCTCGGCAACGTCGGCACGGTTGTCGCGTTTCAGGTCGGGGCCAGCGACGCACGCCGCCTCTCGCGTGAACTCGTCGGCGAAGTCGACGGGCACCTCATGCCGGTGGAGGCGGAGCAGCTCGTGAGCCTGCGCACGGGCGAGGCCGTGTGCCGGATCGGCCGAAGCGTCTTCCGGCTCAGGACGCTTCCGCCACCCGCGGGCGGTCACCCGAAAGTGCGCGAGGAGGTCATTCGCCGCTCTCGCGCCCGCTACGCGCGTCCCGCCGCCACCGCCGAGCGCGCGCCGCGCACGAACGGCCTGAATGGCCTGAACCCGGGAGAGGCACTGTGA
- a CDS encoding SH3 domain-containing protein has translation MFTAPVPFGMALVCAGIAVALALNAGARYGNRLGDRPSVLENIVAQPRQDTTASPTPGESTPRGVISGVNVNLRAGPGLGYAVVTKLMDRQPVEIREQRDGWVSIATNSGATGWVFGAYVSGAPSTILVPAVVRRLMVGGAGSSRVVLRPGDRVLHERSDDGRSTALLADGRRMAVDEGGLADVR, from the coding sequence ATGTTCACCGCGCCGGTGCCGTTCGGAATGGCGCTGGTTTGTGCTGGGATTGCGGTAGCCCTCGCGCTCAACGCCGGGGCGCGCTATGGCAATCGGCTCGGGGATCGCCCCTCGGTTCTCGAGAACATCGTGGCTCAGCCGAGGCAGGACACGACTGCGAGCCCGACGCCCGGCGAATCCACGCCAAGAGGCGTTATCAGCGGAGTCAACGTGAACCTCCGTGCGGGTCCGGGGCTGGGCTACGCCGTCGTGACCAAGCTGATGGATCGGCAGCCGGTAGAGATTCGCGAACAGCGAGACGGATGGGTCTCGATCGCCACGAACTCGGGAGCCACGGGGTGGGTCTTCGGTGCCTACGTTAGTGGCGCGCCGAGCACGATTCTGGTGCCAGCTGTCGTTCGCCGCCTCATGGTCGGCGGCGCGGGCAGCTCACGCGTCGTGCTGCGACCTGGTGATCGTGTGCTCCATGAGCGGAGCGATGACGGACGCAGCACCGCCCTTCTGGCCGACGGACGTCGGATGGCCGTCGATGAGGGAGGGCTCGCCGATGTTCGTTGA
- a CDS encoding ThiF family adenylyltransferase: protein MPTQTRLAVIPEVLAAAATAGRRQPLFGIYRPQESLVQVLSRFKQANPAFRRVGWVNPGSRVLGPRLSVALEGGEVEIELEKDLPTPASLLVLGRVGDLDDRRRGLVPEHGLASFEAHYVGAGSLGSGVGLLLAQAGVGLHRVYDRDVLDTANLTRHICGLTDLGREKAIATTEHLSMAGCNALGVTVDIEKVDDRQLDLLLKPADVVVATTDSPVVQFLVNESVVRTGKIGVFAGAYELARAGEVLVVRPGKGPCLYCATGFRATVSPAAGPHERRQAYQRADMSRLTAEPGLGLDITYLASVVAAHVLAVLDPAGSRADLLAHGCFTLLHGPSAPQAEYSNLFRRPLDVVHARVIREDACPVCGFRSSPEVRS, encoded by the coding sequence ATGCCCACCCAGACCCGCTTGGCCGTGATCCCGGAGGTGCTGGCCGCCGCAGCTACCGCGGGGAGGCGCCAACCCCTCTTTGGAATCTACCGCCCGCAGGAATCGCTCGTTCAGGTGCTGTCGCGCTTCAAGCAGGCCAATCCCGCATTCCGTCGCGTGGGATGGGTGAATCCGGGCTCGCGCGTCCTTGGCCCGCGCCTTTCAGTCGCGCTCGAGGGTGGTGAGGTCGAGATCGAGCTCGAGAAGGACCTGCCGACGCCTGCTTCTCTCCTCGTGCTCGGCAGGGTCGGCGACCTCGACGATCGTCGCCGCGGTCTGGTCCCCGAGCATGGGCTGGCGAGCTTCGAGGCGCACTACGTCGGCGCTGGGTCGCTTGGCTCGGGAGTTGGGTTGCTGCTCGCCCAGGCGGGTGTCGGGCTTCATCGCGTCTACGACCGCGACGTTCTCGACACCGCCAATCTCACGCGCCACATCTGTGGACTCACCGATCTCGGACGTGAAAAGGCCATCGCGACGACTGAGCACCTCTCGATGGCCGGCTGCAACGCCCTTGGCGTGACGGTCGACATCGAGAAGGTCGACGACCGCCAACTGGATCTCCTCCTCAAGCCCGCTGACGTCGTCGTGGCCACAACCGACTCGCCGGTCGTGCAGTTCCTGGTCAACGAGTCAGTCGTTCGAACCGGCAAGATCGGCGTCTTCGCGGGCGCGTACGAGCTCGCACGAGCTGGCGAGGTGCTGGTCGTGCGTCCCGGCAAGGGGCCGTGCCTCTACTGCGCGACCGGATTCAGGGCCACCGTCTCCCCGGCAGCGGGGCCACACGAGCGGCGGCAGGCCTACCAGCGCGCCGACATGAGCAGGCTCACGGCCGAGCCAGGCCTGGGGCTGGACATCACTTACCTCGCATCGGTGGTCGCGGCGCACGTGCTCGCCGTGCTCGACCCGGCGGGGAGTCGAGCTGATCTGCTCGCACACGGCTGCTTCACTCTCCTTCATGGCCCGAGCGCTCCGCAGGCGGAGTACTCGAACCTCTTCCGTCGACCGCTGGACGTTGTCCATGCGCGCGTCATCCGCGAAGACGCGTGCCCTGTGTGCGGCTTCCGCTCGTCTCCGGAGGTGCGCTCGTGA